One Prunus dulcis chromosome 7, ALMONDv2, whole genome shotgun sequence DNA segment encodes these proteins:
- the LOC117633725 gene encoding fructose-bisphosphate aldolase 2, chloroplastic-like isoform X2 → MASASLLKSAPVLGKPEWLKGQALPQPSASVVRCNPVASSALTVRATSSYADELVKTAKTVASPGRGILAMDESNATCGKRLASIGLENTEANRQAYRTLLVTVPGLGQYISGAILFEETLYQSTTDGRKIVDVLVEQNIVPGIKVDKGLVPLAGSNNESWCQGLDGLASRSAAYYQQGARFAKWRTVISIPNGPSELAVKEAAWGLARYAAVSQDNGLVPIVEPEILLDGDHGIDRTFEVAKKVWAEVFFYLSQNNVLFEGILLKPSMVTPGAEAKDRATPEQVADYTLRLLCQRIPPAVPGIMAIFVWWAVRGRGYIEPECNEPSSQPMAHIVLICKSPPKHLP, encoded by the exons ATGGCCTCTGCTTCTCTTCTCAAGTCAGCCCCAGTTTTAGGCAAGCCAGAATGGCTGAAGGGCCAAGCTCTTCCCCAACCTTCAGCCTCTGTGGTCAGATGCAACCCAGTTGCCTCTTCTGCTCTTACTGTGAGAGCTACCAGCTCATATGCTGATGAGCTTGTCAAAACCGCA AAAACTGTTGCGTCTCCGGGGCGTGGAATTCTGGCCATGGATGAATCAAATGCTACTTGTGGGAAAAGACTTGCCTCCATTGGACTGGAAAACACTGAGGCTAATCGCCAGGCATACCGGACGCTGCTCGTTACAGTTCCCGGGCTTGGGCAGTACATCTCAGGTGCCATCCTCTTTGAGGAGACACTCTACCAATCCACAACTGATGGCAGGAAAATTGTTGATGTGCTTGTTGAGCAGAACATTGTCCCCGGCATTAAGGTCGACAAG GGTCTGGTTCCTTTGGCCGGATCAAACAACGAGTCATGGTGCCAAGGTCTTGATGGCCTTGCCTCTCGCTCTGCTGCTTATTACCAACAGGGTGCTCGTTTTGCAAAATG GCGAACCGTTATTAGCATTCCAAATGGCCCATCTGAACTGGCTGTGAAGGAAGCAGCCTGGGGTTTGGCTCGTTATGCTGCCGTCTCTCAG GACAATGGTTTGGTACCAATTGTTGAGCCAGAGATCTTGCTTGATGGAGATCATGGGATTGACAGGACCTTTGAAGTGGCTAAGAAAGTGTGGGCAGAGGTGTTCTTCTACCTCTCCCAGAACAATGTCTTGTTTGAAGGCATCCTTCTCAAGCCAAGCATGGTCACTCCTGGTGCAGAGGCCAAGGACAGAGCCACACCAGAACAAGTTGCTGACTACACCCTCAGGCTCCTTTGCCAACGAATCCCCCCTGCCGTCCCAGGAATCATGGCAA TTTTTGTCTGGTGGGCAGTCAGAGGTAGAGGCTACATTGAACCTGAATGCAATGAACCAAGCTCCCAACCCATGGCACATATCGTTCTCATATGCAAGAGCCCTCCAAAACACTTGCCTTAA
- the LOC117633725 gene encoding fructose-bisphosphate aldolase 1, chloroplastic-like isoform X1, translating into MASASLLKSAPVLGKPEWLKGQALPQPSASVVRCNPVASSALTVRATSSYADELVKTAKTVASPGRGILAMDESNATCGKRLASIGLENTEANRQAYRTLLVTVPGLGQYISGAILFEETLYQSTTDGRKIVDVLVEQNIVPGIKVDKGLVPLAGSNNESWCQGLDGLASRSAAYYQQGARFAKWRTVISIPNGPSELAVKEAAWGLARYAAVSQDNGLVPIVEPEILLDGDHGIDRTFEVAKKVWAEVFFYLSQNNVLFEGILLKPSMVTPGAEAKDRATPEQVADYTLRLLCQRIPPAVPGIMFLSGGQSEVEATLNLNAMNQAPNPWHISFSYARALQNTCLKKWGGRPENVEEAQEALLVRAKANSLAQLGKYTGEGESEESKQGMFVKGYVY; encoded by the exons ATGGCCTCTGCTTCTCTTCTCAAGTCAGCCCCAGTTTTAGGCAAGCCAGAATGGCTGAAGGGCCAAGCTCTTCCCCAACCTTCAGCCTCTGTGGTCAGATGCAACCCAGTTGCCTCTTCTGCTCTTACTGTGAGAGCTACCAGCTCATATGCTGATGAGCTTGTCAAAACCGCA AAAACTGTTGCGTCTCCGGGGCGTGGAATTCTGGCCATGGATGAATCAAATGCTACTTGTGGGAAAAGACTTGCCTCCATTGGACTGGAAAACACTGAGGCTAATCGCCAGGCATACCGGACGCTGCTCGTTACAGTTCCCGGGCTTGGGCAGTACATCTCAGGTGCCATCCTCTTTGAGGAGACACTCTACCAATCCACAACTGATGGCAGGAAAATTGTTGATGTGCTTGTTGAGCAGAACATTGTCCCCGGCATTAAGGTCGACAAG GGTCTGGTTCCTTTGGCCGGATCAAACAACGAGTCATGGTGCCAAGGTCTTGATGGCCTTGCCTCTCGCTCTGCTGCTTATTACCAACAGGGTGCTCGTTTTGCAAAATG GCGAACCGTTATTAGCATTCCAAATGGCCCATCTGAACTGGCTGTGAAGGAAGCAGCCTGGGGTTTGGCTCGTTATGCTGCCGTCTCTCAG GACAATGGTTTGGTACCAATTGTTGAGCCAGAGATCTTGCTTGATGGAGATCATGGGATTGACAGGACCTTTGAAGTGGCTAAGAAAGTGTGGGCAGAGGTGTTCTTCTACCTCTCCCAGAACAATGTCTTGTTTGAAGGCATCCTTCTCAAGCCAAGCATGGTCACTCCTGGTGCAGAGGCCAAGGACAGAGCCACACCAGAACAAGTTGCTGACTACACCCTCAGGCTCCTTTGCCAACGAATCCCCCCTGCCGTCCCAGGAATCATG TTTTTGTCTGGTGGGCAGTCAGAGGTAGAGGCTACATTGAACCTGAATGCAATGAACCAAGCTCCCAACCCATGGCACATATCGTTCTCATATGCAAGAGCCCTCCAAAACACTTGCCTTAAGAAGTGGGGAGGAAGACCTGAGAATGTGGAGGAGGCTCAAGAAGCTCTGCTAGTCAGGGCAAAGGCCAACTCTCTTGCTCAGCTTGGAAAATACACAGGTGAAGGGGAGTCTGAGGAATCAAAGCAAGGCATG